Within the Glycine max cultivar Williams 82 chromosome 12, Glycine_max_v4.0, whole genome shotgun sequence genome, the region TGACTGTCTTCGCCTCAAAATACCATGATACTGCTTCGCATTGACATAAACAGGCTCCTCTTCCATTTCAAGTGGCAAAGGCATTCTAGCATGATGCATTCCATACAACTGAGGATTTATCTAGCATCATACAATATCTGTTAGGACTAGAAATAAAGTAGAAGAGCAGTTACTTGGTTCAACAAGAATATTGAAAGTCATAAGAAGCCTCGGAggaaaaaatgaagagaaagagaGGTTGAATTTAAACTTAGATACGGAAGTccataaagagaaagaaagccTGCACAAATTAAGTGCTACTACCATCATAAGTTGACACTCATGCAGTGGTTAGTGATTATTGTTACAAGGATGTGAAGTGTCTAGTAGCCCTCCATAGTGTAATGGAAAacagaaagaaccacaacttacaACCAAAGGCATTTCCAAGCTTATTGTTACATTTGTAAATATGCTCAAATTACTTCAAACCTCATATTGCCACATCTAATCAAGTATTTATGAAGCATCATCCAAAAAAGATGTTTATAACCTTATACTACATCAAATCAAGTGCCGAACAGGCATCCTCCTCTGAAACAATCTTATAAAGAAATACTTAATTACTCAATGACatacaataatgaaaaatattatagatcaatttaaaaaataatattctgtGAAAGTAAACAATTGATGagttttaaaaagaagaaacttaTAAAGTATATGCGTATTCAATATATAAACATCAGATATGACACTCACTATACTTGATAACTTCTATGTGATCATCTTGTGCTTCTAATTTGCGGTCTATACATTTACAAAAGAATAAGGTAATACTTTATAGAACAAAATTATAGttcaaaacatttaattaatggCACACAATCATGAAAAGATGTGCACACACAAATACAAAcacataatcataaaaaaatccaaaaaacaatattttttataccaaaCTAATAAATAAGCATAATACATGTCCTTGCAAGGGCAAAAATACTACTTATTTTATATCAAcccttttctttcaaaaataaatgttttaatctATAAATAAGCCTATTATGCACAAATATAGGTTCACAAAATATCTATTCTATacaccaaacaaaatatatattctattttcgTAGTCACAGAGGTGGGCCAGTTCAGATCTACAGATTAAAGAGATTTGTTCAAATGGGAGCAATTTTCATAAATACCATAGAGATAATTGCATATATCATACCATAACTTGTTGCCCGTAAGTAGTCAAGATTTGACCATACTGTGCATCTGAATAAGGAGATGTTAAAACCTGCATCACATATCCAGGAAGCTTATCATCTTAATATTTTACCCCCCAAAGGTACAGTACAAAGTGGCACATTCCATAACCCACCCTCccccaaaaataatttaagaaaatagacATGATATGGAAGAGATTAAGGAGTTATAAACTTACAACTATAAATTAAAGGCTCATGCAGTATGTGACAAAAGTTCTGTGCCTaaattgtcttagaaaaatgtaattctaaagGTCTTACAACTGAATGACCAACAAGTTCCATCTGGGGATTTGGAGCAAGATGTTTCTCCATGGTAAATGGGGTTGACAACATGGCATGTTTGATGTTTTGGTATTCTTTGGCAACACCTCCGCCTGAGACCAACAAGAAACTTATTagtaaaaattatattcatatataaagCTAATGTATGTGCAGAGAAACATTATGTTTAAGGTGAATTCTTAATTTACCAATTAGAAGTCATTATTGAAAACACAAACTCCTCAGTTTGTACACAATTAGAATCTAAAAGAGAGCAGGTAACAATAACATTTCACTCTTCTCTATCAAAATAGATGACAGAACAATTAACGCTAGCATaatcaaaagattttttttaaaaaaaaagagtatccAAAAAAGGAGAAGTAACAAAATTACATTATCATAAAGCAAAAGTTTAATAACATCCCAGCCAAATTACAGACACCTGACTTATCATTGGTCTCAGACCGCGTGATACCATTCACGATTGAACCATTTAACTGATCATCTGAAGATGATTTGGAGGCATTTTCCCCCACTCCGCGCCACCAAGGCTGATGATGAGAGTAAATGGAAGACTGAAACTGAATCTGCTCCCCACGCTCTACACGCCAATCATCAGTGTCAGGTTTCCCTGGCATCTTAGCACAACTTTTCCCTATAACCACACAGAGAtacaacaaaattcaaaatcacagacacacaaaaacacaatcaaattccaaaaattattttaaaaaaggaaagatgCTCAGGATCAGATCAATCTCAATCAGTTATCTCCATTGCAAAGCTGGAAAAGGGTAATGAAGTTCAGTCTAAATTGCATGCTGTGAAAATGAATCTaagtaaaatgaaatgaatttaaAGACTTTACCCTTCACTCAAAATCCCAAAAAGACTAGAGCTTTATCAAGTTCTGTGTTCTTGAGCAgagaatttgattatttatagcTAACATTAAATTCTATGTTGTATAGAAAACAAAGTGATGACTATTGACTACCCTTTAACATTACTAAAACggaaaattcaaaaatcaaaattgctTTTCTCATGTTTTCTTGCCAACTAAACACACATGCTGAAAACAGAATTCCCATTTCTCACAAACAATTATCATGAAGGaagatgaaaacaaacaaacacacacagaaacacccTTTAGAAAGTTAAAGTCAAATTTGAACAAAAACTAGAGATTCTGTGATTTAAGAGAATAAAACAATGAACTGAACAAAAACTAGAGATTCTGTGATTTAAGAGAATAAAACAATGAACTTAAGAAGGACTTACTATGAAAAGCTTTGGTTTTCAGAACCTAAATTGCATTGAGATGAGacccattctctctctctctctctttctaagTCTGCAACCTCAAGAGAGACAATGGAGCATGATGCAGTGATGAGAATAAGATTTAACTTTTACGAATAATgaggagaaaaaaatgtttttttttatgttgagaaaatgaaaatgtaagaaatatattttatttctacttCACGCAAAGGTCGTTGTCATTGTCTGATGTCTCCCTCATGGAAGAAAACAAGagaaaatgtaataaaatatgaaacctGTTTTACCTAATACTTGAGTGTAATGTAAGAACAATGATGTGTTGACAAAAATGGCCCCTTAAAACCACTTTTCTCAATTATAGAATGTGACCTTAGGAGAAACATTGTTGAAAAGTTTATCTAGCTTCATCTTTATGTCACCTAGCTCAATGTAGAATATAAggaataacattttaaaaaaatcatgttttattttgagtttaataGATAAGGATTATAAATGTAAAAAGTTTACATCCTTAACTAATTTGAATTTATTCTTTTGTGatttataagataaatattataaagtCAATAAAAAATGCTTCTAAGCTCTCTAACAATAAATTTACCTTATTTATGAAGAAGTAATAACTCACCTATGTCATTGTCAAgtaaatatcattttcttatgtAGAATTAAACTAGTAAATATGACACAACAAAATTCTTCATTTATAGATTTAGCCATCAAACCCATATACCCATCTCCTGGAAGTCCATTACTTTTTGAATAATTCAATCctttcatagtttattttaatatgataagattatatgtttaaattttatatttatcccTCTTCAGATATAGATGTGAAATAATGTCATGGAGTTCACTTTGATACTTATTTACTGAAATcgattatatttaataaatttaaaacatttattgtgaaattaattattaataaaaacttcAAAACTTATATTAAATGTAATATTCACTAGCAAGAGGAATTTGACATGATGTTtcataaattcatttatttacaaaagaaaaatcctTGTGCCTCTTCCAATGCAACCCCCAGgcgattttttttacaataactatattaaattaaattctttttatcgTTACAAAATGTCTATagtatgaaaagaaaattaatcatTAGACTGCCAGTGGCATGCGAACAAACCTTTGGTAAAAActccatatataaaaaaaattccattaagcgcaacataatttatatttttggtagGAATTAGAAAACAGTCTTTGCGCTTACTTTTggtgataaaataataacaataattgataaaaaaaaaaagttaggaacaattaaattaaaatatataaacaaaatcacgCCTAATGTGACACAACACCTGTATGTATATATTCCACGACGTGTTGCAATTACAAACGACATGTGTGGGCCCCATCACGAAGATCGAGACACGTGTCCCTATTGCTGGTGCCTATTAATTAAAAGCTATACTAATTtcctctttaaaaaaataatttaatttatatgtacaagtacaaatgcaaaaaaaaaaaatgaaataagcaaatgattataaaagaaaaaatgtattatactttaaaatttgattgaataataatataaaactttttactcTATAagttgtatatattatttatttattaaattacataaatttttaaacacttaatttttatttattgttagtaTGGAAAACTTACactatcattattaatattattttaaaaataattgttataaaattaaaattattatatataacatttcgtaattgaaatttaatgtaaatactatttacttctttataacaaaaataatacttaAGTCAAACTTTTAGTAGAGgtattaagttttatttaattaaaaataatatcgaGTAATATTTAACTAGTTTTaagcttaaataaaatttaaaaatgattaaataattaatattgtaaaaaatgttaataaataataaaattagtgattcaaaagttataacaatgagccaataaaaaaatgttagtttgaGTGAGAAAGACTAgtattaagaaatatattaatgGCAACTAACTGCTGTTGGCGTAGCGCCGTTTGCAGAACGGCGTCATTGAAATTTTGGTCGTTTAGTGCAAGAAAGCAGTGAAGCAGTGTGACACGTGCATGAGGCATGTGTTAGCTGCACGCCTCAACCTAGCTGGTGCCTGTTGAGTAAGCTACATGGGACACGTGGCAACTGCCCAATCTGCTTTAGCTTTTAGCTGAGTCACTTTTCActtcaatattatatatatataatagataaaatTGTCTGATAACagttaattatgtgaaattaattgataaaaaatttaacaatataatttataaaaaagaataaatgcaTACTTTTGTCCTTAAATTTTTAAGTGTTAACCGTCTTTGCAAGATGAAAGATTAAAACTTTGTTCTccaatttgtaaaaaatataataaattaattttgctgTTAGTTTTATCCATTAATTCAAACGATTGAATTCATGTACTTTCAGTGATATGTGACAGCTGACTATTGGCACACttaattaagttattattttttcatgaaaCCATATCACCAACTTTTTTCTTAAGGTTGATTTAATATTGATggtaattaaaacattttatattaaaatataaatttgaaccTAACTTAATCACCAAAATTATCTCATGGAATAAGAATTATCTTACTTATAtgttctattttagtcttatctCTAACCAACATTGCACTTAAATATTTTccaataaaatttgtattaagAATCTATTGTAAGTTAGAAAGCGTGAGGTTCGGGACAATAACGTTCAGTAACAAGCCAACAGGCAAATATGTCagcttaatattatttttaagtaataaaatttaaatcagaACCCGAGGGATCATTAAAACATCTAAGTTAGGACTCTTCATCTTGGCAAAAATACATTTATTCGCAGTCTGATAAGAGTGTTGAAGAGGGAAATGAACAAGACTTAGATGCTGTTCTATAAGCAAAACAATTTTTGTGGAAGAGGGAAATACATTAttttggtggtttttcactaaaaaaaacagCTACAACAAttcattaatgaaaaatataacttgTGAAATAGCtgttaaatgtgttttttcattaaaaatacataaaaacaacCCAAGTTTTGTTCAATATGATACCAATTTCCAGATAGTGATAGCTAGACAGCATTTTTTATCCCCTAAAAATTTCCACAAGATTTTACGCGCAATATGTGGTAAAACGAGTTCATGATAATCAAGCAGCAGCTCATTCAGCTACGCAATTTTCATTATTGGCAGATGAAAAGACTATACAAACTGTACATAATACAAACTCAACTAGC harbors:
- the NF-YA11 gene encoding nuclear transcription factor Y subunit A-11 produces the protein MPGKPDTDDWRVERGEQIQFQSSIYSHHQPWWRGVGENASKSSSDDQLNGSIVNGITRSETNDKSGGGVAKEYQNIKHAMLSTPFTMEKHLAPNPQMELVGHSVVLTSPYSDAQYGQILTTYGQQVMINPQLYGMHHARMPLPLEMEEEPVYVNAKQYHGILRRRQSRAKAEIEKKVIKNRKPYLHESRHLHAMRRARGNGGRFLNTKKLENNNSNSTSDKGNNTRANASTNSPNTQLLFTNNLNLGSSNVSQATVQHMHTEQSFTIGYHNGNGLTALYRSQANGKKEGNCFGKERDPNGDFK